In one Acidobacteriota bacterium genomic region, the following are encoded:
- a CDS encoding GNAT family N-acetyltransferase, which produces MVTRVILPGIIIRLATEGDLQAVFGLMSALGYPGLSLARFVEVYHAAMEDPSIFIVLAEADGAVIGLATLSRRPQLRLTANLVTIDELVVAPEWRGRDIGRALIEQAKGIARHSGCGRLELLTNRARESYRRGFYIKNGFTEADSAVMRIDYDFDDD; this is translated from the coding sequence ATGGTAACGAGAGTGATCTTGCCGGGCATCATCATCCGCCTTGCGACCGAGGGCGACCTTCAGGCCGTGTTCGGGTTGATGAGCGCGCTAGGCTATCCCGGTCTGTCGCTCGCGCGGTTCGTGGAGGTCTACCACGCCGCAATGGAAGACCCTTCGATTTTCATAGTTCTCGCGGAAGCTGACGGTGCGGTGATCGGCCTGGCGACGTTATCGAGACGGCCTCAGCTTCGTCTGACGGCGAACCTGGTGACCATCGACGAGTTGGTCGTCGCACCCGAATGGCGCGGCCGGGACATTGGTAGAGCCTTAATCGAACAGGCCAAAGGAATCGCCAGGCACTCCGGCTGCGGGCGGCTCGAACTCCTAACCAATCGCGCCAGGGAGAGTTACCGCCGAGGGTTTTACATCAAGAACGGTTTTACCGAAGCCGACTCAGCCGTGATGCGAATCGACTATGACTTCGACGATGACTAG
- the pdxT gene encoding pyridoxal 5'-phosphate synthase glutaminase subunit PdxT has product MTSSVVGVLAIQGDFDAHARALRRIGLDAIEVRRADELNAIDGLIVPGGESTTMLKFIEEENLGQPIARFVRAGRPIFGTCAGAILLAREVYNPAQASLGLIDIRIERNAYGRQIDSFIAEVETTIEGGPIEAVFIRAPRITSAGPNVEVLARLGCEPVLVREGGILAATFHPELTEDARAHRLFVEMVRASKESQVTTATLA; this is encoded by the coding sequence ATGACTAGCAGCGTGGTTGGCGTGCTGGCAATTCAAGGTGATTTCGACGCGCACGCCCGGGCGCTTCGACGCATCGGCTTGGATGCGATCGAAGTCCGGCGCGCCGACGAGCTCAATGCAATAGACGGCCTGATAGTGCCAGGCGGCGAGAGCACGACGATGCTCAAGTTCATCGAGGAAGAGAATCTCGGCCAACCCATCGCCCGCTTTGTTCGCGCAGGCAGGCCGATCTTCGGAACGTGCGCAGGAGCTATTCTGCTCGCGCGGGAGGTGTATAATCCGGCTCAGGCTTCGCTAGGGTTGATTGACATAAGAATCGAGCGCAACGCATACGGACGTCAAATTGACAGCTTTATCGCCGAAGTCGAAACAACGATCGAAGGCGGACCAATTGAAGCAGTGTTCATACGCGCGCCGCGGATCACGAGCGCCGGTCCGAATGTCGAGGTCCTTGCTCGTTTAGGTTGCGAACCCGTTCTAGTTCGAGAGGGCGGCATACTCGCCGCCACGTTTCATCCCGAGCTTACTGAAGACGCGCGCGCGCATCGCTTATTTGTCGAGATGGTGCGCGCGTCCAAAGAATCACAGGTGACGACCGCCACTCTAGCGTAA
- a CDS encoding cupin domain-containing protein: MKLYNWNEMPEEQVHELFSRRFISGEQMTMARIFLKKGCLVPTHNHESEQLTTVFTGALKFLIDGREIVVRGGETLLIPAFVHHSAEAIEDTDEMDVFSPIRVDWIEGTDDYLRSKA; the protein is encoded by the coding sequence ATGAAGCTATACAACTGGAACGAGATGCCCGAAGAGCAAGTACACGAACTGTTCAGCCGGCGCTTCATCTCCGGCGAGCAGATGACGATGGCGAGGATATTTCTAAAGAAGGGCTGCCTTGTTCCAACGCACAATCACGAAAGCGAGCAGTTGACGACAGTGTTCACAGGCGCGCTGAAGTTCTTAATCGACGGGCGCGAGATCGTCGTTCGAGGCGGTGAGACACTGCTGATTCCTGCGTTTGTGCACCACAGCGCCGAAGCCATTGAAGACACCGACGAAATGGATGTGTTCTCGCCGATTCGGGTCGACTGGATCGAAGGCACGGATGATTATTTGCGTAGCAAGGCGTAG
- a CDS encoding transglycosylase SLT domain-containing protein has translation MRLATAASRVPVVLLLSLLLIGTAGPVQALGGSQQPALPTSTRSVIDRAEEACLRGEEAFAKGLPDIARKMFDHALDTVLQSGIDLKTDTKLAAYYRTLLDRIHKHEAQPGDVHDAADRPEVAEPSVLDEVSEIKEAELAMVTPDGVKIFGRYDFDFAVAPPVFQFINFFVAGRGRSTMEAGLQRSGRYRQMVEKVFKEERVPTDLIWLAQAESVWKPNALSRAAAKGIWQFIPSTGTRYGLAQTTWIDERSQPEKSTRAAARYLRWLHDHFAGDWLLAMAAYNSGENRVDGAIARCGYADFWELYKRGLLPQETRNYVPAILSIIIVSKNQKRYGFDVKPDTPLNYDTFEVPAQTDLKVAADLIGVPYETIQDLNAELRRGTSPAGQRYTIKLPKGMKKQFEIAYADLPETQRVRKIAVPSEEIAERYRSAYRVQVASYQVRRGDTLASVARRSGVSVKELARLNRISSRGELRKGQTVKIPKAVRASRGRHGRVGRYRTLPAVRGRHRGSVRTHSARHTSSRRHRR, from the coding sequence ATGAGGCTAGCAACAGCGGCGAGTCGTGTTCCAGTTGTGCTACTTCTTTCGTTATTGCTCATCGGAACCGCCGGACCAGTGCAAGCCCTCGGCGGGTCACAGCAACCGGCCTTACCCACAAGCACTCGATCTGTCATTGACCGCGCGGAGGAAGCGTGTCTGCGCGGCGAAGAAGCGTTCGCGAAGGGCTTGCCCGACATCGCTCGCAAGATGTTCGATCACGCGCTCGACACCGTTTTGCAATCAGGGATAGACCTGAAGACCGATACCAAGCTGGCAGCTTACTACCGCACTCTTCTAGATCGAATACACAAGCACGAAGCTCAGCCCGGAGACGTTCACGACGCGGCTGATCGGCCCGAGGTAGCTGAGCCTTCGGTGCTCGACGAAGTTTCTGAGATCAAAGAAGCCGAACTCGCGATGGTCACTCCGGATGGAGTGAAGATCTTCGGCCGTTACGATTTCGACTTCGCGGTTGCGCCGCCGGTGTTTCAGTTCATCAACTTCTTCGTTGCCGGTCGCGGCCGTTCTACGATGGAAGCCGGGCTCCAACGTTCGGGTCGCTATCGCCAGATGGTCGAGAAGGTCTTCAAGGAAGAGCGTGTTCCGACCGATCTGATATGGCTTGCCCAGGCGGAGTCGGTCTGGAAGCCTAACGCGCTATCACGCGCCGCGGCGAAGGGCATCTGGCAGTTCATACCTTCGACCGGCACGCGTTATGGATTGGCGCAGACGACGTGGATCGATGAGCGGTCTCAACCCGAGAAATCGACTCGCGCCGCGGCGAGGTATCTGCGCTGGCTGCACGACCATTTCGCAGGGGATTGGCTGCTTGCGATGGCGGCTTACAACTCGGGCGAGAATCGAGTAGATGGTGCGATCGCCAGATGTGGTTACGCTGATTTCTGGGAACTGTACAAGCGAGGACTGCTGCCGCAAGAGACTCGCAACTACGTGCCGGCGATTCTTTCGATCATCATTGTCAGCAAGAACCAGAAGCGTTACGGTTTTGATGTAAAACCGGATACCCCGCTCAACTACGACACCTTTGAGGTTCCTGCGCAGACCGATCTAAAGGTGGCCGCCGATCTAATCGGCGTGCCCTACGAAACAATTCAGGACTTGAACGCCGAGCTGCGGCGGGGCACCTCTCCGGCAGGTCAGCGCTACACAATTAAGCTCCCGAAGGGAATGAAGAAGCAGTTCGAGATTGCGTACGCCGATTTGCCCGAGACGCAGCGTGTGCGCAAGATCGCCGTTCCCAGCGAGGAGATCGCCGAACGATACCGCAGCGCGTACCGGGTTCAAGTCGCCTCTTATCAGGTGAGAAGGGGTGACACGCTCGCTTCGGTCGCGCGCCGATCGGGTGTCTCAGTGAAGGAGCTTGCCAGGCTGAATCGCATATCGTCGCGCGGCGAGTTGCGCAAGGGCCAAACGGTCAAGATCCCCAAGGCAGTGCGCGCATCGCGAGGCCGCCACGGGCGTGTTGGTCGCTATCGAACATTGCCCGCCGTGCGTGGGCGCCACCGCGGCTCAGTGCGAACCCACTCGGCCCGCCACACCTCTTCGCGCCGCCACCGGCGCTAG